A genomic region of Haliotis asinina isolate JCU_RB_2024 chromosome 1, JCU_Hal_asi_v2, whole genome shotgun sequence contains the following coding sequences:
- the LOC137283828 gene encoding uncharacterized protein codes for MACATPSCETKLVTEPYAEQMKRWPKSGRHILAQYDENTVVVYQAFKPSIASYAVEHQEFGGDSFSYTRMSWIKTNFLWMMYRCGWAVKKDQERVLAVTLTRDGFEEILANAYTVTFQKSCKVRTEDIEVRLQWDPDHSPSGGKVERRAIQLGLKGNILKKYGKQFIVKIEDITPFVKEQRQILMEKGQWEIHTPSEKVYNVSNEAVVQRIALDFHETGPTLVS; via the exons ATGGCGTGTGCTACCCCTTCTTGTGAGACCAAACTGGTAACTGAGCCTTACGCCGAACAGATGAAACGCTGGCCTAAAAGCGGCCGTCACATTCTGGCTCAGTACGATGAGAATACCGTTGTTGTGTATCAAGCCTTTAAGCCGTCCATCGCCAGCTATGCTGTGGAACACCAGGA GTTTGGTGGTGACAGCTTCAGTTACACACGCATGTCATGGATCAAGACTAACTTCCTGTGGATGATGTACCGATGTGGCTGGGCCGTGAAGAAAGACCAGGAGAGGGTGCTTGCTGTCACTCTAACACGTGATGGCTTTGAGGAGATTCTTGCAAATGCTTACACTGTCACT TTTCAGAAGTCTTGCAAAGTGAGGACAGAGGACATTGAAGTGCGTCTACAGTGGGACCCTGATCACAGCCCATCTGGAGGGAAGGTTGAGAGAAGGGCCATTCAGCTTGGCCTCAAAGGAAAT ATACTGAAGAAATATGGAAAGCAGTTCATTGTGAAGATTGAAGACATTACACCATTTGTGAAGGAGCAACGTCAGATATTGATGGAGAAGGGTCAGTGGGAGATTCATACTCCCAGTGAAAAGGTCTACAATGTCTCGAATGAGGCCGTGGTACAGAGGATTGCCCTGGACTTCCACGAAACCGGGCCAACCTTGGTCTCCTGA
- the LOC137283834 gene encoding mitochondrial import inner membrane translocase subunit Tim10-like, with protein MANLNDAQMKLVADLEIEMMADMYNRMTNACQKKCIPAKYRDPDLTKGEAVCIDRCVAKYLEIHDRIGKKLTSLSQQDEATMKKLQSQVQNQS; from the exons ATGGCAAATCTCAACGATGCACAGATGAAACTTGTTGCTGatcttgaaattgaaatgaTGGCGGACATGTATAACAG GATGACAAATGCCTGTCAGAAAAAATGTATTCCAGCCAAATACAGAGATCCCGATTTGACAAAAGGGGAAGCTGTGTGTATCGACAGATGTGTTGCAAAGTACTTGGAAATCCACGACCGAATCGGCAAGAAATTAACATCCTTGTCACAGCAAGATGAGGCAACGATGAAGAAACTTCAATCACAAGTGCAAAATCAATCCTAG
- the LOC137298804 gene encoding TRAF-type zinc finger domain-containing protein 1-like, whose protein sequence is MADVAMETKYCSNCKKDISAANFTMHEVHCRRHIVLCEHCDEPVPRSEMEEHFSEHHAKVACTQCGEQQEKTQLQEHMEGTCSKRPVRCVYCELELPWCDLNSHQDYCGTRTESCPKCAQFIMKKDLLQHEASNCDYPTPKPATNGHEGYRNRDRFVDFPEYDYEFPDAGFENAFAMDELSRMMENTSMQGSLNSQLDIAGFGRPRNVPGPQTRSYTNNNTTRTRKSTTNRKSELNRQRQRVAEPDPVVNEDIDEDIDEDLMLAMRLQHEEDEDIGQLIRQIEKNSPPVQTPLSPALSPANVNTFPDDEDLIPCEFCGEPFPVDILVQHQSGCDPMSTGNWNEDARWRGERNNEVEGGSRGRGIAIPVINNLDSQWRAPVREIPIQREWESPPHSPINDFLDEGGEVILPCEFCAETFPYELLIQHQSVCDLNPNMTPRVQTPATPSQRKPHLRNKNLLSMTAQEMLMGESRSRRHQGLPTFGDDSDDDIINHLEGARNGGRSHISASRNNTPSSRSVASKYGAPVSRFDEHLTKGSRPSQRSRDDVSARTANSDRAAGRMGNSRRGSETRTRSTLDELLKEPETGHGLQVPLGSSRKKAAKNEDNLVKRGSTSTGAKKKATQSTSASTRDVMRELNRPTNTPGHKPSTSRRRTNGSLYEDDAPPFQIQAVSQARPRHRTNQVFNAEVRGHNSESRRKPSSRRTFEEDDDDI, encoded by the exons ATGGCtgatgttgccatggaaaccaagtATTGCTCCAACTG CAAGAAGGACATATCGGCAGCCAACTTCACCATGCATGAGGTCCACTGTCGGCGCCACATCGTCCTCTGCGAACATTGCGATGAACCAGTGCCACGGTCGGAGATGGAGGAGCATTTCAGTGAGCACCATGCCAAAGTTGCCTGTACTCAGTGTGGTGAGCAGCAGGAGAAGACCCAGTTGCAGGAGCACATG GAGGGCACCTGTAGCAAGAGACCTGTGCGGTGTGTTTACTGTGAACTGGAGCTGCCTTGGTGTGACCTTAACTCCCATCAAGACTACTGTGGAACAAGAACAGAGTCCTGCCCAAAGTGTGCTCAGTTCATCATGAAGAAGGACCTGCTTCAACACGAAGCCAGCAATTGTGACTATCCAACCCCCAAACCCGCCACAAATGGCCATGAGGGGTATAGAAATAGGGATAGGTTTGTGGACTTTCCAGAATATGATTATGAATTTCCAGATGCAGGGTTTGAAAATGCTTTTGCGATGGATGAACTATCCAGGATGATGGAGAACACAAGCATGCAGGGAAGTCTCAACTCACAGCTGGACATTGCTGGGTTTGGACGGCCAAGGAATGTTCCAGGGCCACAGACCAGGTCGTACACAAATAATAACACCACACGCACAAGGAAGAGCACAACCAACAGAAAGTCTGAACTGAACAGGCAGAGGCAAAGAG TGGCAGAGCCGGATCCCGTGGTGAATGAGGACATTGATGAGGACATTGATGAGGACCTGATGCTGGCCATGCGGCTCCAACACGAGGAGGATGAGGACATCGGACAACTCATACGTCAGATTGAGAAGAACTCCCCTCCTGTCCAAACACCACTCTCTCCAGCCTTATCTCCTGCTAATGTCAACACTTTCCCTGATG ATGAAGACTTAATTCCTTGTGAATTTTGTGGTGAACCATTTCCTGTTGACATACTGGTTCAACATCAG AGTGGGTGTGACCCGATGTCTACTGGCAACTGGAATGAGGACGCCAGATGGAGGGGGGAACGGAACAATGAGGTGGAGGGGGGTTCACGGGGAAGGGGCATAGCAATacctgtgatcaacaacttaGACAGTCAATGGAGGGCACCAGTCCGGGAGATCCCTATCCAGAGGGAATG GGAGAGTCCGCCTCACTCCCCTATCAATGACTTTTTGGATGAGGGAGGGGAGGTAATTCTGCCATGCGAGTTCTGTGCAGAGACTTTTCCTTATGAATTACTTATTCAACACCAG tCTGTCTGTGACCTCAACCCAAACATGACACCCCGGGTTCAAACCCCAGCAACCCCATCACAAAGAAAACCTCATTTGCGCAACAAAAACCTGCTGTCAATGACTGCGCAAGAAATGCTGATGGGTGAGTCAAGGTCACGTCGACACCAGGGTCTTCCAACATTCGGTGATGACTCTGACGATGATATCATCAACCATTTAGAAGGAGCAAGAAATGGCGGACGATCTCACATCAGTGCTTCCCGGAACAATACCCCAAGTTCCAGATCTGTTGCTAGCAAATATGGTGCACCAGTCAGTCGTTTTGATGAACATTTGACGAAAGGGTCAAGGCCATCCCAAAGGTCACGTGATGATGTTAGTGCTCGGACAGCTAATTCAGACAGGGCTGCTGGGAGAATGGGAAATTCAAGACGAGGAAGCGAGACACGGACTCGGAGTACACTGGATGAGTTGCTCAAGGAACCAGAAACTGGTCATGGTCTTCAAGTCCCTTTAGGAAGCTCAAGGAAGAAGGCAGCCAAAAATGAGGACAACTTGGTGAAGCGCGGATCTACATCAACAG GAGCCAAGAAGAAAGCAACACAGAGCACCAGTGCCTCCACCCGTGACGTGATGCGTGAACTCAACCGTCCAACCAATACTCCCGGTCACAAGCCCAGCACTAGCAGGAGGAG AACAAATGGGAGTCTGTATGAAGATGATGCCCCACCATTTCAAATCCAGGCTGTAAGTCAAGCTCGTCCGAGGCATCGCACTAATCAGGTGTTCAATGCTGAAGTCAGGGGTCATAATAGTGAAAGCAGAAGAAAG CCTTCCAGTCGGAGAACTTTTGAAGAGGATGACGATGATATATGA